In the Ursus arctos isolate Adak ecotype North America unplaced genomic scaffold, UrsArc2.0 scaffold_19, whole genome shotgun sequence genome, one interval contains:
- the SDR42E1 gene encoding short-chain dehydrogenase/reductase family 42E member 1 codes for MDFQKSPKETVLITGGGGYFGFRLGCALNQRGFHVILFDISSPAHAIPEGIKFIHGDIRHLSDVEKAFQDVDVTCVYHIASYGMSGREQLNRSLIEEVNVGGTDNILQVCRRRGVPRFVYTSTFNVIFGGQVIRNGDESLPYLPLHLHPDHYSRTKSIAEKKVLEADGTSLVRRDGVLRTCALRPAGIYGPGEQRHLPRIVSYIERGLFKFVYGDPRSLVEFVHVDNLVQAHILASEALKADKGHIASGQPYFVSDGRPVNNFEFFRPLVEGLGYTFPSTRLPLTLIYCFAFLTETVHFVLGRFYNFQPFLTRTEVYKTGVTHYFSLEKAKKELGYEAQPFDLQEVVEWFKARGHGRSPGNRDSECLVWDWLVVLLLALAVLTWLPASVVLSL; via the exons ATGGACTTCCAAAAATCTCCAAAGGAAACTGTCCTCATTACAGGAGGAGGTGGCTACTTTGGTTTCCG CCTAGGCTGTGCTCTGAACCAGAGAGGATTCCATGTGATTCTGTTTGACATCAGCAGCCCTGCTCATGCCATTCCAGAAGGAATCAAGTTTATCCATGGAGACATTCGCCACCTCTCCGATGTGGAGAAAGCCTTCCAGGATGTGGATGTCACGTGTGTGTACCATATTGCCTCTTATGGCATGTCAGGGCGGGAGCAGCTGAATCGGAGCCTGATTGAAGAAGTCAATGTGGGGGGCACAGACAACATCCTCCAGGTctgcaggaggagaggggtgCCAAGATTCGTTTACACCAGCACTTTCAATGTTATCTTTGGAGGTCAAGTTATCAGAAATGGAGATGAATCTCTGCCTTACCTACCTCTTCACCTCCATCCCGATCACTACTCTCGGACCAAATCTATTGCAGAGAAGAAGGTGCTGGAGGCCGATGGTACCAGCCTGGTAAGACGTGACGGTGTCTTAAGAACCTGTGCTCTGCGGCCAGCCGGCATCTACGGGCCTGGAGAACAGAGACACCTTCCCAGGATAGTGAGCTACATCGAGAGGGGCCTGTTCAAGTTTGTGTATGGGGATCCTAGGAGCCTGGTTGAATTCGTCCATGTGGATAACTTGGTACAGGCTCACATTCTGGCTTCAGAGGCTCTGAAAGCTGACAAGGGCCACATTGCCTCTGGACAGCCCTACTTCGTTTCAGATGGCAGACCCGTGAACAACTTTGAGTTCTTCCGGCCCTTGGTTGAGGGCCTTGGCTACACGTTCCCATCTACCCGCTTGCCACTGACCCTCATCTACTGCTTTGCGTTCCTAACAGAAACGGTCCACTTCGTTTTGGGTCGGTTCTACAACTTCCAGCCCTTCCTCACCCGCACAGAAGTTTACAAAACTGGCGTCACACATTACTTTAGCCTAGAGAAGGCCAAGAAGGAGCTCGGTTATGAAGCTCAGCCATTTGACCTCCAGGAAGTAGTAGAATGGTTTAAAGCCCGTGGTCACGGCAGGAGTCCTGGGAATCGTGACTCTGAATGTCTTGTTTGGGACTGGCTGGTGGTCTTACTCTTGGCTTTAGCAGTTCTCACATGGCTGCCTGCTTCTGTGGTTCTTTCGCTATGA